Genomic segment of Pseudomonas sp. CCI4.2:
CAGTTTATGGACTCGCGCCCTGCATTTGGAGGCCATTGAGCTGGATAAACCCAAGACTGAGCTGCGGTTCGGCAAAGATGGAACGCTGAATCTGGCACAGTTGTTCAAGCTGCCGCCAACTGAGCCCGCCAAAGACCAACCGTCCAGCAAGCCGTTCCCGATGCGCATCGATCAAATAAAACTGGCCGGGGGCTATGTTCACTTCCAGGACCTGCGCCCCAGCGAACCGATTGAATTTTTGTACGACGCGCTCAACTTTGAATTGAAGAACCTCAGCACCCTGCCCGAAGACGATGCCGACATGACCTTAGTCGCGGCAGGCCCCGAAGGCGGCCAGATTGATTGGGTTGGACGTATCAGCCTGGTTCCGATTACCTCTGAAGGCAAACTCAAAGTCACTGACGGCAAGATGAAAGTCTGGTGGCCGTATGTACGCGACGCCCTGCCGCTGGAACTAAAGGATGGCGTTCTCAACTTCAGCACCGATTACACGCTGAGCTTGGCCAAAGGAACGGAATTGTTGTTAAGCAACACCGCGTTGAGTGTTGCGCCTCTTGCCATAGACACGCCTGACGGTCGGCCGCTGGTGCGCCTTGACCGCCTCGATGTCAGCGAAACCTCTATCGACTTGGCTAAACAGTTAGTCACGGTTGGCAAGATCCGCAGCAATAAACTGGAAACCTGGGCCGCTCGCGAAGCCGATGGCCAGCTCGACTGGCAGAAGCTGTTCGCCAGCCAGCCAAAAACACCGGCCCCCGCAGCTTTAAAGGCGCCAGCAGCGGCTGCAGGCAATGCTCCAGAAGTAGCGGCACAACCTATTGCGCCGAGCAAACCGTGGCAGGTGCTGTTACGTGATGTGCAACTGCGCGACTACCACATCCATCTGGCGGACCGAGTTCCAAAGGAACCAGTGGCATTGGAAGTAGGTCCGCTAAATCTGGATCTGCAGAACTTCGACAGCCTTAACAAGTCACCTTTTACGCTTAAACTCGACACTGGGTTGGGCAAACAGGGCCACATTACAGCGGCTGGCGGCGTCAATCTGAGCCCGGTCAGTGCCAAACTGCAAGTCAGCACCAAAGACATCGACCTGCGCCTGGCGCAGTCCTATATCACTCCATATATCCGCCTGGAATTGCGCAGCGGAATGCTTGGCAGTGATTTGGCAGTCAACCTGAAAAGCACAGAACCCCTGGCCCTCGGGATCACCGGCAAAGCGCAAATCGACCAACTGCACACACTCGACACCATCAAGCAGCGCGACTTTCTCAAATGGCAGCAGCTGGGTCTTGAAGGTGTGGACTTCGAACTCGGTGATCACCTGACGATAGCCAAAGTGAATCTGGTGCAACCTTACGCGCGGTTCATCATCAACGATGACCACACCACCAACATAGATGACCTGCTGATCAAACAGCCTGCTGACAGCAACAAACCCGCCGCAAAAGCCTCGGCAACCGTTGCTGCTAAAGGTCCCAACCCGATGGGTATTCGCATCGGTGAAGTGAGTATCAATGACGGTTCAGCCAACTTCGCCGACCTCAGTCTCACACCC
This window contains:
- a CDS encoding DUF748 domain-containing protein; translation: MSKGLIRAIGALLTVIALYSVLGFLILPGIALRIVNQQLANYSTVPAKLDRLELNPFSLEVTLWGLNIGTPGLEQIGFERLYANLQIDSLWTRALHLEAIELDKPKTELRFGKDGTLNLAQLFKLPPTEPAKDQPSSKPFPMRIDQIKLAGGYVHFQDLRPSEPIEFLYDALNFELKNLSTLPEDDADMTLVAAGPEGGQIDWVGRISLVPITSEGKLKVTDGKMKVWWPYVRDALPLELKDGVLNFSTDYTLSLAKGTELLLSNTALSVAPLAIDTPDGRPLVRLDRLDVSETSIDLAKQLVTVGKIRSNKLETWAAREADGQLDWQKLFASQPKTPAPAALKAPAAAAGNAPEVAAQPIAPSKPWQVLLRDVQLRDYHIHLADRVPKEPVALEVGPLNLDLQNFDSLNKSPFTLKLDTGLGKQGHITAAGGVNLSPVSAKLQVSTKDIDLRLAQSYITPYIRLELRSGMLGSDLAVNLKSTEPLALGITGKAQIDQLHTLDTIKQRDFLKWQQLGLEGVDFELGDHLTIAKVNLVQPYARFIINDDHTTNIDDLLIKQPADSNKPAAKASATVAAKGPNPMGIRIGEVSINDGSANFADLSLTPNFATAIQQLNGKIGTLDNRQPKPATVDINGKVDRYAPVTIKGSLNPFDPLASLDIATSFKRVELTTLTPYSGKFAGFRIRKGRLNLDLHYMITKGQLKAENKVVVEELQLGEKVDSPNAVDLPIRLAIALLKDTDGKISIELPISGDLNSPQFSVMPIVWQTLRNLVLRAAQAPFKFIGGLISGGDSQDLGTVAFAPGATDLSPDAQSALNKLAGALKERPTLRLEIEGTSAESSDGPLIAEQRLQREYQSTYYKILQRRGDKVPAQASLLPVPENEKPPMLEAIYRDHLKQQPPAEWAEQGKEDRAAKMHDAVIKSWSSNTVLLRQLGQARASSIKDYLVDKAKLTDERIFFVDASLGKAEADGRVVSQLHLDSE